The Solanum pennellii chromosome 11, SPENNV200 genome contains a region encoding:
- the LOC107004738 gene encoding ATP-dependent RNA helicase DEAH11, chloroplastic-like, translating into MQKRGSYPVFQSGHGFHRNSPEFSKRRIPNFTIQLRATPMNWKLNWQHLNSLIAKLPFTPENPSVVDSSYIVGTLSYVEWCQTLEVMVKLWELRLSGEHCYNPILKGKVELPSDKEELNERIKGVFLEKLNRLINGVLVQKWQKKLGFVIDEIGKISLLLKKPNRIGVYQELCKKKKGIEGERDLILSRIDEYKNGIKCIIDNLEDSKNYEDVKVFDFGEGIDWNRIHFIMMRECRRLDDGLPIYGFRQQILQQILSQQVTVLVGETGSGKSTQLVQFLADSGIAGDGSIVCTQPRKLAANSLASRVREESQGCYDDCSISCNPPHSSDQQLDSKVIFMTDHCLLQHYMGDKNLSNISCIIVDEAHERSLNTDLLLALIKKLLHQRFDLRLIIMSATVDANQLAGYFFGCGTFHVAGRTFPVDIKYVPCEDNAHYAVGAIASYVHDVIKMVTEIDRTEGVGAILAFLTSQSEVEWACEQFKAPLAIALPLHGKLSYDDQNRVFLSYPGKRKVIFTTNLAETSLTIPGVKYVVDSGMVKESRFEPGSGMNVLRICSVSQSSANQRAGRAGRTEPGKCFRLYSQSDFEDMPRHQEPEIRKVHLGVAVLRILALGIKNVQDFDFIDAPSPKAIEMATRNLVQLGAVTQRDDASYELTEGGLKLVKLGIEPRLGKMILSCFDQRLGKEGVVLAAVMANSSSIFCRVGSEGDKLKSDCHKVQFCHPSGDLFTLLSVYREWEIVPREKKNSWCWDNSINAKSMRRCHETVLEMEACLQNDLNMILASYWCWHPQVHNKCDEVLQSIILSSLAENVAVYSGYDQLGYEVALTGKCVQLHPSCSLLNFGQRPRWVVFGDVLASANEYLVCVTAFEFSSLVSLTPAPLFDFLKMDARKLEKKVLTGFGVLLLKRFCGKFNSSINNLVSRIRTSCKDERIGIQVNVDENEVLLYASSRDMECVTFQVNDALEYESKLLRNECLEKCLFNGGSASVALFGAGAVIKHLELEKRCLTVDIFPSNGNAIDDKELLMCLERATSGNICMVHKYYGMGQDKLETKWGTVKFLTPDAAEQATSLNKVEFNGGFLKMVPSRSINCSDQKMFRSVLKAKVSWPRRYSKGVGFLRCDPMDVPLILDDLSDLMIGGNVIRCEASDKNPNNIVIARLDKDMAETEILEVLRATTNRRVLDFFLVRGDSVEDPPIATCEEALRKEISPFMPKKVPFVNSVRVQVFQPKLTEYFAKATITFDGSLHLEAAKALEQIDGMVLPGCLPWQKIRCERLFHSSVSCPAAVYHVIRNQLDFLLASLRQRKVGKCELQRNDNGSYTVRISATATKVVADLRRPLEQLMKGKIVDHVDITPKVVQLLFSREGNNIMRTIQRETGTYIYFDKHSLLVSIFGSLDNVDRAQQRFIDSLLALHENKQLEVHLRGGHLPHDLMKRVVQTFGPDLSALKEKVPGAEFSLNTKRHCIYMNGTKDMKQNVEDIISEIAQRSFPTQTTGDDADCPVCLCGLEDPYKLEACCHVFCRTCLLEQCESAIKSREGFPICCLHQGCGEPILLADLKFLLSIEKLEELFRSSLGAFVAANGSTYRFCPSPDCPSVYRIADSDTVGAPFACGACYVETCTSCHMEYHPYLSCEMYQKVKNDPDCSLEEWSKGKENVKKCPVCRCTIEKVDGCNHIECKCGNHVCWVCLRFFDTSDNCYDHLRSVHRSIT; encoded by the exons aTGCAAAAACGGGGTTCATACCCGGTGTTCCAATCGGGACATGGGTTTCACCGGAATTCGCCGGAATTTTCGAAACGAAGAATACCCAATTTCACAATCCAACTCCGGGCAACACCGATGAACTGGAAACTGAACTGGCAACATCTGAACAGCTTGATAGCAAAATTACCCTTCACCCCAGAAAACCCATCAGTTGTAGACTCAAGTTATATCGTCGGAACCCTATCGTATGTTGAATGGTGTCAAACATTAGAAGTTATGGTGAAGTTATGGGAGTTAAGGTTAAGTGGTGAGCATTGTTATAACCcaattttaaaaggaaaagtTGAACTTCCATCTGATAAAGAAGAATTGAATGAGAGAATAAAAGGGGTTTTCTTGGAGAAATTAAATAGGTTAATCAATGGGGTTTTAGTACAAAAATGGCAGAAAAAATTGGGTTTTGTGATTGATGAGATTGGGAAAATTTCTTTGTTGTTGAAGAAACCAAACAGGATTGGTGTTTACCAGGAGCtatgtaagaaaaaaaagggtATTGAAGGTGAAAGAGATTTGATATTATCAAGGATTGATGAATACAAGAATGGGATTAAATGTATCATTGATAATTTGGAGGATTCAAAGAATTATGAGGATGTTAAAGTGTTTGATTTTGGTGAAGGGATTGATTGGAATAGAATTCACTTTATCATGATGAGAGAATGTAGAAGGCTTGATGATGGATTACCAATTTATGGTTTTAGGCAGCAGATTCTTCAACAAATTCTTTCTCAACAG GTGACTGTTTTGGTTGGGGAGACTGGATCAGGAAAGAGTACACAATTAGTGCAATTCCTTGCTGATTCAGGAATAGCTGGCGATGGTTCTATAGTTTGTACTCAGCCTCGAAAACTTGCTGCCAACTCTTTAGCAAGTAGGGTTAGAGAGGAAAGCCAGGGGTGCTATGATGATTGTTCGATCTCCTGTAATCCACCACATTCATCCGATCAGCAGTTGGATTCAAAGGTGATTTTTATGACAGATCACTGCCTATTACAGCACTATATGGGCGACAAGAATTTGTCCAACATTTCATGCATCATAGTCGATGAGGCACATGAAAGAAGCCTTAACACCGATCTTCTTTTAGCGTTGATTAAGAAACTACTTCATCAGAGGTTTGATCTGAGGCTTATTATTATGTCTGCCACAGTTGATGCAAACCAGCTTGCAGGCTACTTCTTTGGTTGTGGAACTTTCCATGTGGCTGGTAGGACTTTTCCGGTTGATATAAAGTATGTTCCCTGTGAAGATAACGCCCATTATGCTGTAGGTGCAATTGCCTCTTATGTCCACGATGTTATCAAGATGGTGACCGAGATCGATAGAACTGAGGGAGTGGGGGCTATTTTAGCCTTCTTGACATCTCAGAGTGAAGTTGAGTGGGCTTGTGAGCAGTTTAAAGCACCACTCGCCATTGCTTTACCTTTGCATGGCAAGTTATCCTATGATGACCAAAACCGAGTGTTTCTCTCCTATCCAGGGAAGAGAAAGGTTATATTCACCACCAATCTAGCTGAGACATCACTGACAATCCCCGGTGTCAAATATGTTGTTGATTCTGGCATGGTTAAAGAAAGCAGGTTTGAACCTGGCTCTGGCATGAATGTTCTCAGGATATGCAGTGTGAGCCAAAGTTCTGCTAACCAAAGAGCCGGTCGTGCAGGGAGAACTGAACCTGGAAAGTGTTTCAGGCTGTACTCTCAAAGTGATTTTGAGGATATGCCTCGTCATCAGGAACCTGAAATTCGGAAAGTTCATCTTGGTGTTGCAGTGCTGAGGATTCTTGCTTTAGGTATCAAGAATGTGCaggattttgattttattgatgCACCGAGCCCCAAAGCTATTGAGATGGCCACCAGAAATCTGGTTCAACTAGGAGCTGTTACACAAAGAGATGATGCATCATATGAATTAACTGAAGGAGGACTAAAACTGGTGAAGTTGGGTATTGAACCTCGGTTGGGAAAAATGATCCTTAGTTGCTTTGATCAACGTTTGGGTAAAGAAGGTGTTGTGCTTGCAGCCGTTATGGCAAATTCCAGCAGCATTTTCTGTAGGGTTGGTTCTGAAGGAGACAAGCTTAAATCTGATTGCCACAAGGTGCAATTTTGCCATCCAAGTGGGGACCTCTTTACTTTACTATCTGTTTACAGGGAATGGGAGATTGTGCCTAGGGAAAAGAAGAATAGCTGGTGTTGGGATAATAGTATCAATGCTAAATCCATGAGAAGATGCCATGAGACAGTGCTGGAAATGGAAGCCTGTCTTCAGAATGATCTCAATATGATCTTAGCCAGTTACTGGTGCTGGCATCCTCAAGTGCATAACAAGTGTGACGAAGTATTGCAAAGTATAATTCTTTCTTCACTTGCGGAAAATGTTGCTGTGTACTCAGGTTATGATCAGCTTGGTTATGAGGTTGCACTAACTGGGAAGTGTGTCCAACTACATCCTTCCTGTTCGCTTTTGAATTTTGGCCAACGACCACGTTGGGTAGTCTTTGGGGATGTCCTTGCATCAGCTAACGAGTATCTGGTCTGTGTTACTGCATTTGAGTTTAGTTCTCTTGTTAGCCTCACTCCTGCTCCTTTGTTTGATTTTCTGAAGATGGATGCACGAAAGttagaaaaaaaagttttgacaGGCTTTGGAGTCTTGCTACTCAAAAGATTTTGTGGGAAATTTAACAGTAGCATTAATAATCTTGTCTCGCGCATTAGAACTTCTTGTAAGGATGAAAGAATAGGCATTCAAGTTAATGTTGATGAGAATGAGGTTCTTTTATATGCTTCTTCAAGAGATATGGAGTGTGTTACATTCCAGGTAAATGATGCTCTAGAGTATGAAAGTAAGCTGTTGCGGAACGAATGCTTAGAGAAATGTCTATTCAATGGAGGATCGGCCTCTGTTGCTCTCTTTGGAGCTGGAGCTGTGATAAAGCATTTGGAGCTTGAGAAGAGATGTTTGACTGTGGACATATTTCCTTCAAATGGAAATGCCATTGATGACAAGGAATTGCTGATGTGTTTGGAGAGAGCAACATCTGGTAATATTTGTATGGTGCACAAGTACTATGGAATGGGCCAGGACAAATTGGAGACCAAGTGGGGCACAGTAAAATTTCTTACCCCTGATGCTGCAGAACAGGCTACATCCTTAAATAAAGTGGAATTTAATGGTGGCTTTCTGAAAATGGTTCCATCCAGGAGCATAAATTGTAGTGATCAAAAAATGTTTCGCTCAGTTCTCAAAGCTAAAGTTTCTTGGCCTCGTAGGTACAGTAAAGGAGTAGGCTTTCTGAGATGTGATCCTATGGATGTTCCTTTAATTTTAGATGACCTCTCTGATCTTATGATTGGTGGAAATGTCATCCGTTGTGAGGCAAGCGATAAGAACCCTAATAACATAGTCATTGCTAGACTTGATAAGGACATGGCTGAGACAGAGATACTTGAGGTGTTAAGGGCAACAACAAATAGGAGAGTTCTGGATTTCTTCTTGGTGAGAGGAGATTCTGTAGAGGATCCTCCCATAGCTACTTGTGAAGAAGCACTTCGGAAAGAAATATCTCCCTTCATGCCTAAAAAGGTTCCATTTGTTAACTCTGTTCGTGTCCAGGTCTTCCAGCCGAAACTAACTGAGTATTTCGCAAAAGCAACTATAACATTTGATGGATCTCTTCATCTTGAAGCAGCCAAGGCCTTGGAGCAAATCGACGGCATGGTTTTGCCTGGATGCCTTCCCTGGCAGAAAATAAGATGTGAGCGACTGTTTCACAGCTCTGTTTCCTGTCCTGCAGCAGTTTATCATGTCATCAGGAACCAGCTGGATTTTTTACTTGCTAGCCTCCGCCAAAGAAAGG TTGGAAAATGCGAGCTACAGAGAAATGATAACGGTTCCTATACAGTTAGGATATCTGCTACTGCCACCAAAGTTGTGGCAGATTTGAGAAGGCCACTGGAGCAACTTATGAAAGGCAAGATTGTAGATCACGTGGACATTACTCCGAAGGTTGTTCAACTTCTGTTCTCTCGGGAAGGAAACAACATTATGAGGACAATTCAACGGGAGACAGGAACCTATATTTATTTTGACAAGCATAGCTTGCTTGTTAGTATATTTGGTTCTTTAGACAACGTTGATAGGGCTCAACAGAGATTTATTGATTCCCTTCTGGCGCTACATGAAAATAAACAACTTGAGGTGCATCTTCGTGGAGGACATTTGCCTCATGACCTGATGAAAAGAGTTGTTCAGACATTTGGACCAGACCTTAGTGCGCTTAAAGAAAAGGTGCCTGGGGCAGAGTTCTCTCTGAACACAAAGCGCCATTGCATCTATATGAATGGTACAAAAGATATGAAGCAAAATGTTGAGGACATAATCTCTGAAATTGCTCAAAGAAGTTTTCCAACTCAAACGACAGGAGATGATGCTGACTGTCCTGTTTGCTTGTGTGGACTGGAGGATCCTTATAAACTTGAAGCTTGCTGCCATGTATTCTGTCGGACATGCTTGCTAGAGCAGTGTGAGTCTGCAATCAAAAGCCGGGAAGGTTTCCCCATATGCTGTCTTCATCAAGGTTGTGGGGAACCCATCTTGCTTGCTGATTTGAAGTTTTTATTGTCAATTGAGAAGTTGGAAGAACTTTTCAGGTCTTCTTTGGGGGCTTTTGTGGCAGCCAATGGGAGTACCTACCGCTTTTGCCCCTCACCAGACTGCCCTTCAGTTTATCGCATTGCAGATTCCGATACGGTTGGTGCACCTTTTGCCTGTGGTGCATGCTATGTGGAGACATGTACGAGTTGCCACATGGAGTATCATCCTTACCTCTCATGTGAGATGTACCAGAAAGTTAAAAACGACCCAGATTGCTCTCTAGAGGAATGGTCCAAGGGGAAAGAGAACGTAAAGAAATGTCCCGTTTGCAGATGTACAATTGAGAAGGTGGATGGCTGCAATCATATCGAGTGTAAGTGTGGGAATCATGTTTGCTGGGTTTGCTTGCGCTTCTTTGACACCAGTGATAATTGCTATGATCATTTGAGGTCTGTTCACCGATCCATTACATGA
- the LOC107003570 gene encoding uncharacterized protein LOC107003570, whose protein sequence is MAGWLMNNQKLSPMGLMINKDEMNYVFGQKQKSSLDFLMQNCDLPPPLKVFSGPDMNDDNVKEANIEVRQELGSDRLEVLKALRRSQTRAREAERKYLALQKEKEALSNLMLDESARALAYRNWIKVLELQLLQFRKQKQQKQQQQQQKQYEQWNRTKEDENGTNGVTWLIAVAFCLGIAAIGYRYLL, encoded by the coding sequence ATGGCTGGATGGTTGATGAATAATCAAAAGTTAAGTCCTATGGGGTTGATGATCAACAAAGATGAGATGAATTATGTGTTTGgtcaaaaacaaaaatcaagtcTTGATTTTCTTATGCAGAATTGTGACTTGCCACCACCTCTTAAGGTGTTTTCTGGTCCtgatatgaatgatgataatgtTAAGGAGGCGAATATCGAGGTTAGACAAGAACTAGGGAGTGATAGGTTGGAGGTTCTAAAGGCGTTGAGACGATCACAGACACGAGCAAGAGAGGCAGAGAGGAAGTACCTGGCATTGCAGAAGGAGAAGGAAGCTCTTTCGAATTTGATGTTGGATGAATCAGCGCGAGCTCTTGCTTATAGGAACTGGATCAAAGTTCTTGAGCTACAACTCCTGCAGTTCAGAAAACAAAAACAGCAGAaacagcaacagcagcagcagAAGCAATATGAACAATGGAACAGaacaaaagaagatgaaaatggTACAAATGGTGTAACATGGCTCATAGCAGTTGCTTTCTGTTTAGGCATAGCTGCAATTGGTTACAGATACCTCCTTTGA